In Paenibacillus sp. J23TS9, a single genomic region encodes these proteins:
- the prsW gene encoding glutamic-type intramembrane protease PrsW, producing MLWFSVIASALAPGLALLTYFYLKDRYEQEPLMMVIKVFVLGFLIVVPVMIIQRGMTNGFGGNPYIESFIISSFVEEFLKWFVLYHMIYNHTEFDEPYDGIVYAVAISLGFATVENVMYAWYSHASIGAMFLRALLPVSGHAMFGVMMGYYLGRARFSTGRKAKRYLIYSMIIPWFWHGVYDLILATMTQYWIWFIVPLMAFLWYGGMGKVYRANNRSPFRFVKREEEVNT from the coding sequence GTGCTTTGGTTTTCAGTCATAGCTTCGGCGCTAGCGCCGGGTCTGGCCCTTTTGACGTATTTTTATCTGAAAGACAGATATGAGCAGGAACCACTCATGATGGTCATCAAGGTGTTTGTGCTTGGTTTTCTGATTGTTGTGCCGGTAATGATCATCCAGCGGGGGATGACGAACGGGTTTGGAGGCAATCCATATATCGAGTCATTCATCATTTCATCGTTTGTTGAGGAGTTTCTGAAATGGTTTGTATTGTACCATATGATTTACAACCATACGGAATTTGACGAGCCTTACGATGGGATTGTGTACGCGGTCGCCATTTCGCTTGGATTTGCTACGGTGGAGAATGTCATGTACGCCTGGTACAGCCACGCTTCCATCGGAGCGATGTTCCTGCGGGCGCTGCTGCCAGTCTCAGGCCATGCCATGTTTGGGGTTATGATGGGTTATTATCTGGGACGCGCCCGCTTCTCCACGGGAAGGAAAGCTAAGCGTTACTTGATTTACTCCATGATCATTCCTTGGTTCTGGCATGGCGTTTATGATCTGATTCTTGCCACTATGACCCAGTACTGGATATGGTTTATCGTTCCGTTAATGGCGTTTCTGTGGTACGGGGGAATGGGGAAGGTATACCGGGCTAACAACCGCTCTCCGTTCCGGTTCGTCAAACGTGAAGAAGAGGTTAATACCTAA
- the ypeB gene encoding germination protein YpeB, whose product MYKRLSAVLFPIVTLFMIGAFVWGYQENQEKNAVLIKAENQYQRAFHDLSYHMDRLHSELGNTLAVSSTSNAMHRKGLINVWRLTSEAQNEINQLPLTMLPFNKTEDFLSRISNFSYQTSMRNLDKEPLSQDELINLKTLYKNSADITKDLQTVQSKVIQNRLRWMDVESAMATEEKALDNTIIDGFKTVDKRVGEYPELNWGPAVSSIYDKRSVKMLSGVAVSKEDIKRKAAKFADAGPKASIQVTENGKGTDWESYTATVKSKNLPAIVSMDFTKKGGLLISYHDNRKIGKKSVTIKQAKEKASQFLNKKGYKDMTAVTADQYGNMGNLTYVSVQDGVLIYPEKITVRVGLDNGEVTGFQASDYVYEHKGKRNLPKPKMTIDEVRKKINPEFKETYSRLALIKDDQSKETLCYEFGGNINGARYRLYMDAADGSEKIVEELKSSDQQAAVK is encoded by the coding sequence ATGTACAAGCGACTAAGCGCTGTTTTGTTTCCCATCGTCACCCTCTTTATGATCGGGGCTTTCGTGTGGGGGTATCAGGAGAATCAAGAGAAAAACGCAGTTCTCATCAAAGCCGAGAACCAGTACCAGCGGGCTTTTCATGATTTGTCCTATCATATGGACCGATTGCATAGTGAGCTTGGCAATACGCTTGCGGTCAGCTCTACCTCCAACGCAATGCACCGCAAAGGGCTAATAAATGTTTGGAGACTGACTAGCGAGGCCCAGAATGAGATTAACCAGCTGCCGCTGACGATGCTTCCTTTTAATAAGACAGAGGATTTTCTGTCCCGGATTTCAAATTTCTCGTATCAGACCTCGATGCGTAATTTGGATAAGGAGCCATTGTCACAGGATGAGCTTATAAACCTGAAAACTCTGTATAAGAACTCGGCTGACATCACCAAGGATCTGCAGACGGTGCAAAGCAAGGTTATTCAGAACCGGCTTCGCTGGATGGATGTAGAGAGTGCTATGGCCACTGAGGAAAAGGCTCTCGACAACACGATCATCGACGGTTTCAAAACGGTGGACAAGCGGGTTGGTGAATATCCGGAACTAAACTGGGGACCGGCTGTATCAAGCATTTACGACAAGCGTTCTGTTAAAATGCTGTCCGGCGTAGCGGTATCCAAGGAGGATATTAAGCGTAAGGCTGCGAAATTCGCGGATGCAGGCCCAAAAGCCTCCATTCAGGTAACAGAAAACGGTAAGGGAACGGATTGGGAATCCTATACGGCTACGGTTAAATCCAAAAACTTGCCTGCGATAGTTTCCATGGACTTTACCAAAAAAGGCGGACTTCTGATTAGCTACCATGACAATCGGAAGATCGGTAAGAAGTCGGTTACCATTAAGCAGGCCAAAGAAAAGGCCAGCCAGTTTCTGAATAAAAAGGGCTATAAAGATATGACAGCTGTGACCGCGGACCAATATGGGAATATGGGTAACCTCACTTATGTTAGTGTACAGGACGGTGTTTTGATATATCCTGAAAAAATCACGGTCCGAGTCGGCTTGGATAATGGTGAAGTCACAGGGTTCCAAGCAAGCGATTATGTTTATGAGCATAAAGGCAAACGTAATTTGCCGAAGCCAAAGATGACCATTGATGAGGTTCGCAAAAAGATAAACCCCGAGTTCAAGGAGACTTACAGCCGGTTGGCATTGATTAAGGATGACCAATCCAAGGAAACGCTCTGCTATGAATTCGGAGGAAACATTAATGGAGCGAGATACCGTTTATACATGGATGCTGCTGACGGCTCCGAAAAAATTGTTGAGGAGCTCAAATCTTCAGACCAGCAGGCGGCTGTAAAATAA
- a CDS encoding flagellar brake protein, translating into MYPKIGDLLFISVDSGDEKEANVQYKSRIGDMDEDSILIEVPMQEGTGRLKRLFIGDELSIFFMTEGGIKNYFNSYVFGYKEDVIRMVRIRRPEPESISKIQRRSFLRVHAELEVAVKTDKMLRFVARTDDVGGGGLSFYCDANHRISEGEGLSCWVLVPYKNGSIEHVPFNGEVVRIKVLENGRKIVMVKFTTIADMERQKLIRYCFERQFDFRR; encoded by the coding sequence TTGTATCCTAAAATTGGTGACTTATTGTTTATTAGCGTAGATTCAGGGGATGAAAAAGAAGCGAACGTTCAGTACAAATCCAGAATTGGGGATATGGACGAGGATTCGATTCTCATCGAGGTGCCAATGCAGGAGGGCACCGGACGGCTGAAGCGATTGTTTATCGGGGACGAGCTATCCATTTTTTTTATGACCGAGGGCGGAATCAAAAACTATTTCAATTCTTATGTCTTTGGATATAAAGAAGATGTTATTCGAATGGTACGGATCCGCAGACCCGAACCCGAATCCATCAGTAAAATCCAGCGGCGCAGCTTTTTGCGTGTCCATGCTGAGCTTGAGGTAGCTGTCAAAACGGACAAGATGCTCCGCTTCGTTGCCCGTACGGATGATGTGGGGGGGGGCGGATTGTCCTTCTACTGCGACGCCAACCACCGTATTTCGGAAGGGGAAGGCTTATCTTGCTGGGTTCTCGTTCCATATAAAAACGGAAGTATTGAACATGTGCCGTTTAATGGGGAAGTCGTCCGCATCAAGGTGCTTGAGAATGGCCGCAAAATTGTCATGGTCAAATTCACAACAATTGCAGATATGGAACGCCAAAAGCTGATCCGTTATTGCTTTGAACGTCAATTTGATTTCAGACGTTAA
- the cmk gene encoding (d)CMP kinase: MDRQGTGNNLKINIAIDGPAGAGKSTIARLVANELSYIYVDTGSMYRAVTWYMLKHKILPEFSAEVLQHAQNMVIELIPGANGQKVLVDGQDVSPFIRSQEVNGMVSQYAQIEGLRKHLVALQQQMAARKGVVMDGRDIGTTVLPDAELKVFMTASVKERALRRFKEMSDAPGLTLEQLEKDISERDRLDEGREVSPLRCAEDAIVLDTTQMDIPQVVETIVSYCRTHTNS; this comes from the coding sequence TTGGATAGGCAGGGGACTGGAAACAACTTGAAGATCAATATTGCAATTGATGGTCCTGCCGGGGCAGGCAAAAGCACGATTGCCCGCTTGGTGGCCAATGAGCTGTCCTACATATACGTGGACACTGGGTCCATGTACCGGGCAGTAACCTGGTATATGCTGAAGCATAAAATTTTACCGGAATTTTCCGCTGAAGTGCTTCAACATGCTCAAAACATGGTGATTGAATTAATACCGGGTGCCAATGGGCAGAAGGTATTGGTGGATGGTCAGGATGTATCGCCGTTTATCCGTTCACAGGAAGTGAATGGCATGGTGTCGCAATATGCGCAAATTGAAGGGCTACGCAAGCATTTGGTAGCACTCCAGCAGCAGATGGCTGCACGCAAAGGCGTCGTTATGGATGGACGGGATATCGGAACAACTGTACTGCCGGATGCCGAATTGAAAGTTTTCATGACGGCCAGCGTCAAGGAACGTGCTCTCCGCCGTTTTAAAGAGATGAGTGATGCACCAGGGTTGACCTTGGAACAGCTTGAGAAGGATATTTCAGAACGTGATCGTCTGGATGAAGGTCGTGAAGTTTCACCTCTGCGTTGTGCAGAAGATGCCATCGTTCTGGATACGACGCAAATGGACATCCCTCAGGTTGTGGAAACGATTGTTTCTTATTGTAGAACTCATACGAACTCATAA
- a CDS encoding 1-acyl-sn-glycerol-3-phosphate acyltransferase produces the protein MIYIFCRGLLRVIFAFMYRLEAVGKENIPEEGGVLLCSNHISLLDPMTVGIKFRRKVRFMAKAELFKVPVLGWLITQLGAFPVKRGGVSKESFKTSLKILRGGEIMGIFPEGTRNSDSGAAKKGAASFALRSGAAVVPAAIIGDYKFLRKMKVIYGKPLDLSEFADMESAEAVDAVTDKIMSRIHEMQKTGKPTVN, from the coding sequence ATGATTTATATTTTTTGCCGGGGATTGCTGCGGGTGATATTTGCTTTTATGTACCGTCTTGAGGCGGTAGGCAAGGAAAACATCCCGGAGGAAGGCGGAGTTCTGCTCTGCTCGAATCACATCAGCTTACTTGATCCCATGACGGTGGGAATTAAATTCAGACGCAAAGTCAGGTTCATGGCTAAAGCAGAATTGTTTAAGGTTCCTGTTCTTGGCTGGCTCATCACACAGCTTGGCGCATTTCCGGTAAAACGCGGAGGCGTCAGCAAAGAATCCTTTAAGACATCCCTGAAAATTTTACGGGGTGGCGAAATCATGGGGATCTTTCCGGAAGGAACACGTAATTCTGACAGTGGTGCTGCGAAAAAAGGTGCTGCAAGCTTTGCTCTTCGAAGCGGAGCCGCAGTCGTGCCGGCTGCAATCATTGGTGATTACAAGTTTTTACGGAAAATGAAAGTTATATACGGGAAGCCGCTAGATTTATCCGAATTTGCTGACATGGAGTCCGCAGAAGCGGTAGATGCAGTGACTGACAAAATAATGTCCCGCATTCATGAGATGCAGAAGACCGGAAAGCCTACGGTGAATTAA
- the rpsA gene encoding 30S ribosomal protein S1 yields MSEETKNQEVEVNQEEMDQFVSLKKGDTVKGSIVKLEDNQAYVSIGYKYDGVIPIRELSSVHLDNASDAVQVGQEVECKVVSIDDEKEKLVLSKRAIDSENAWEELEKHFEAKDVLEVTVADVVKGGLVADVGVRGFIPASMVERHFVEDFSDYKGRTLRVKVKEIDRENNKVILSAKDVLDEEFESNKVQVMSQLQEGQEIEGTVQRLTQFGAFVDVGGVDGLVHVSEMAWNHVEKPADVVSEGDKVKVKVLKVDPEKGKISLSMKATQPGPWDSAAEKFNTGDVVTGEVKRLVAFGAFVELAPGVEGLVHISQISHKHIGTPQEVLKEGQEVQVKILDINTAEKRVSLSIKETEEAPAAAPRSERPARGGSSNHKDELKDNPNVSLSNQGLSITLGERFGDKLSKFK; encoded by the coding sequence ATGTCGGAAGAAACAAAAAATCAGGAAGTTGAAGTAAACCAAGAGGAAATGGACCAATTCGTATCCTTGAAAAAAGGGGACACCGTGAAAGGTTCAATCGTCAAGCTGGAGGACAACCAGGCTTATGTAAGCATTGGATATAAATATGACGGTGTGATTCCGATTCGTGAGCTGTCTTCTGTTCATCTGGACAACGCATCGGATGCGGTTCAGGTTGGTCAAGAAGTTGAATGCAAAGTGGTCAGCATTGACGACGAAAAGGAAAAGCTTGTTCTTTCCAAACGTGCGATCGATAGCGAAAATGCATGGGAAGAGCTCGAAAAGCATTTTGAAGCTAAAGACGTGCTCGAAGTGACTGTAGCAGACGTGGTTAAAGGCGGCCTCGTTGCTGACGTGGGTGTACGCGGCTTTATTCCTGCTTCCATGGTAGAACGTCATTTCGTTGAAGATTTCAGCGACTACAAAGGACGCACTTTGCGCGTGAAAGTGAAAGAAATTGACCGTGAAAACAACAAGGTTATTCTTTCCGCTAAAGATGTTCTCGACGAAGAATTCGAGTCCAACAAAGTGCAAGTGATGTCCCAGCTTCAAGAAGGACAAGAAATCGAAGGTACCGTTCAACGTCTGACGCAATTCGGCGCATTCGTTGATGTAGGCGGAGTAGACGGACTGGTTCACGTGTCTGAAATGGCATGGAATCATGTTGAAAAGCCAGCCGACGTTGTTTCCGAAGGAGACAAAGTGAAGGTTAAAGTCCTTAAAGTAGACCCTGAAAAAGGTAAAATCAGTCTCAGCATGAAGGCTACTCAACCTGGACCTTGGGATTCTGCTGCAGAGAAATTCAACACAGGCGATGTGGTTACAGGCGAAGTTAAACGTCTTGTGGCATTCGGCGCATTCGTTGAGCTTGCTCCAGGAGTTGAAGGACTTGTTCATATTTCCCAAATCTCTCATAAACACATCGGAACTCCGCAGGAAGTCCTGAAAGAAGGACAAGAGGTTCAAGTGAAAATCCTTGACATCAACACTGCAGAAAAACGTGTGAGTCTCAGCATCAAAGAAACAGAAGAAGCTCCGGCTGCTGCTCCTAGATCGGAAAGACCAGCTAGAGGAGGAAGCAGCAATCATAAGGATGAGCTTAAGGACAATCCTAACGTATCTCTGAGCAACCAAGGCCTCAGCATTACGCTTGGAGAGCGTTTTGGAGACAAACTCAGCAAATTCAAATGA
- the der gene encoding ribosome biogenesis GTPase Der, whose protein sequence is MARPVVAIVGRPNVGKSTIFNRLIGDRLAIVEDKPGITRDRIYGVSEWNGKPFSVIDTGGIEIDGDDEILKSIRMQAELAIEEADVIVFMCDAKSGLTQSDEEVAQILFRSGKPIVLAVNKVDNLGRHDEIYEFYSLGFGDPIPISGSHGTGIGDLLDAIVEILPELNDDEYDEDVIRVALIGRPNVGKSSLVNAILGEERVIVSDIAGTTRDAIDTPFEKDGQRYVLIDTAGMRKRGKVYETTEKYSVMRAMRAIERADVVLIVINGEEGIIDQDKHIAGYAYEAGKASLFVVNKWDVVDKDDKTMLQFDRKIRDHFLFMTYAPIVFLSAKTKSRLHKLLPVVQHVAEQHNLRVQTHLLNDVVSDAVAINPPPTDKGRRMRINYVTQVAVKPPTIVVFVNDPELMHFSYERYLENKIRGAFDFEGTPIRIFTRRKSDES, encoded by the coding sequence ATGGCAAGACCCGTAGTAGCTATCGTTGGCAGGCCTAACGTTGGCAAATCAACCATTTTCAACCGTTTGATCGGCGATAGACTGGCCATCGTGGAAGATAAACCGGGAATTACCCGTGATCGAATTTATGGTGTTTCAGAGTGGAACGGAAAACCGTTCAGCGTCATTGACACTGGTGGTATCGAGATTGATGGAGACGATGAGATCTTAAAATCTATCCGCATGCAGGCAGAGCTTGCGATTGAAGAAGCGGATGTCATTGTGTTTATGTGTGACGCTAAGAGCGGATTGACACAGTCTGATGAAGAAGTAGCTCAAATTCTATTTCGTTCCGGTAAGCCGATTGTACTGGCCGTGAACAAGGTCGATAACCTCGGCCGTCACGACGAGATTTATGAATTCTACAGCCTGGGATTTGGAGACCCGATTCCAATCTCCGGAAGTCATGGCACAGGGATTGGCGATTTGCTGGATGCAATCGTCGAGATTCTGCCTGAATTAAATGATGATGAGTATGATGAAGATGTTATTCGTGTGGCCTTGATTGGTCGGCCGAATGTGGGCAAATCCTCACTGGTTAATGCGATTCTTGGCGAAGAACGTGTCATTGTCAGCGATATCGCAGGAACCACACGGGACGCAATCGATACGCCTTTTGAGAAAGATGGACAGCGGTATGTGCTTATTGATACAGCTGGTATGCGTAAGCGTGGGAAAGTATATGAAACAACGGAAAAATACAGTGTTATGCGTGCCATGCGTGCCATTGAACGTGCTGATGTGGTGCTGATCGTAATTAACGGCGAAGAGGGAATCATCGATCAGGACAAGCACATTGCCGGCTATGCATACGAAGCGGGCAAAGCATCACTATTCGTTGTGAATAAATGGGATGTTGTGGACAAAGATGATAAAACGATGCTGCAGTTTGATAGAAAGATCCGTGATCATTTTCTTTTCATGACCTACGCACCGATCGTGTTCTTGTCTGCCAAAACGAAGTCGCGTTTACATAAGCTGCTTCCTGTAGTTCAGCATGTGGCTGAACAGCATAATCTTCGAGTACAGACCCATCTTCTTAATGACGTAGTTTCCGACGCGGTGGCAATTAATCCTCCTCCGACGGATAAGGGAAGACGTATGCGCATTAACTATGTAACCCAGGTGGCTGTGAAGCCACCAACCATAGTTGTTTTTGTCAACGATCCTGAACTGATGCACTTCTCCTATGAGCGTTACCTGGAGAACAAAATCCGGGGAGCGTTTGATTTTGAGGGCACACCGATTAGAATCTTTACTCGGCGCAAATCGGATGAAAGTTAG
- the plsY gene encoding glycerol-3-phosphate 1-O-acyltransferase PlsY, whose protein sequence is MILQIIAIVLSYLLGSVSFSVVLAKMLKGIDIRQHGSGNAGATNTLRILGKGPAIVVLLLDVLKGIVAVWVGRWLGDGNEWIPALCGIAAIIGHNWPIYFHFRGGKGIATTIGVMATLSFVPALCAGAIAILLIVITRYVSLGSLVFVALTPISLLISGLIFGFDWSVFWSSFVICLFAFWRHRSNIVKIVQGRENKIGSGGSKGGKGIVK, encoded by the coding sequence TTGATTCTACAGATCATAGCTATTGTTCTGAGTTATCTGCTCGGCTCTGTCAGCTTCAGCGTCGTGCTGGCTAAAATGCTTAAAGGGATTGATATCCGCCAGCATGGAAGCGGGAATGCGGGAGCAACCAATACACTTCGTATTCTGGGCAAAGGACCGGCAATTGTCGTGCTCCTGCTCGATGTTTTAAAAGGAATCGTTGCCGTATGGGTTGGCAGATGGCTTGGAGACGGAAATGAATGGATTCCTGCTCTTTGCGGCATTGCTGCGATCATCGGTCATAACTGGCCGATCTATTTCCACTTTCGCGGAGGCAAGGGTATTGCCACTACGATTGGCGTAATGGCCACCCTCAGCTTTGTTCCGGCCTTATGTGCGGGAGCTATCGCGATACTGCTTATTGTAATCACACGTTACGTATCTCTCGGGTCGCTCGTATTTGTAGCGCTCACCCCAATTTCTCTATTGATCTCTGGTTTGATCTTTGGTTTTGACTGGTCCGTCTTCTGGTCCAGCTTCGTTATCTGTTTGTTTGCCTTCTGGAGACATCGAAGCAATATTGTGAAAATTGTTCAAGGTCGGGAAAACAAGATAGGCTCCGGAGGATCCAAAGGAGGAAAGGGAATTGTCAAATAA
- a CDS encoding NAD(P)H-dependent glycerol-3-phosphate dehydrogenase translates to MSNKVAVLVAGSWGTALASVLAANHPDVVIWSRNAEQVQEINGKHMNSRYLPEVSLPENLKATTDMEEAVNGAAAVLIVAPSKAMREVARSLKAYWREDMICIHATKGFETETMKRMSTVISEELGCTEGDIVVLSGPSHAEEVVRRCPTTVVVASLNQKAAAVAQDLFMNADFRVYTNRDMLGVELAGALKNIIALGAGMSDGLGYGDNAKAALLTRGLAEITRIGVEMGANPLTFSGLAGVGDLVVTATSQHSRNWRAGSMLGQGTKLDEVLNSMGMVVEGIRTTKAAHTISEKFGVQMPIADQLYQVLFEDKDPRIAVEALMGRDPKTEMESMKLATWEQWHS, encoded by the coding sequence TTGTCAAATAAAGTAGCTGTACTAGTGGCTGGCAGTTGGGGAACGGCACTGGCTAGCGTCCTCGCCGCCAATCATCCGGATGTGGTGATTTGGAGCCGCAATGCTGAACAAGTACAGGAAATTAACGGAAAGCACATGAACAGCCGCTATCTTCCAGAGGTAAGTCTGCCTGAGAATCTGAAAGCGACAACTGATATGGAAGAGGCAGTCAATGGAGCAGCCGCTGTGTTGATTGTTGCGCCTTCCAAAGCGATGCGCGAGGTTGCACGGTCCTTAAAAGCCTATTGGCGTGAGGATATGATATGTATACATGCAACGAAGGGTTTTGAAACTGAGACCATGAAGCGGATGTCCACGGTAATCTCCGAAGAGCTCGGATGCACGGAAGGGGATATTGTCGTCCTCTCCGGACCAAGCCATGCGGAGGAAGTGGTCCGGCGCTGCCCTACCACGGTCGTCGTCGCATCTCTCAATCAAAAGGCTGCTGCAGTTGCTCAGGATCTGTTTATGAATGCGGATTTCCGTGTGTACACCAATCGGGATATGCTTGGTGTGGAACTCGCAGGTGCACTGAAGAACATTATTGCACTGGGTGCAGGCATGTCAGACGGCCTTGGCTACGGAGACAATGCCAAAGCAGCTCTTCTTACACGGGGCCTTGCGGAAATAACCCGTATCGGTGTCGAGATGGGAGCAAATCCGCTAACGTTTTCTGGACTGGCAGGTGTCGGAGATCTTGTTGTTACCGCTACCAGCCAGCACAGCCGTAACTGGCGCGCAGGTTCGATGCTCGGCCAAGGGACAAAGCTGGATGAAGTGCTGAATTCCATGGGCATGGTGGTGGAAGGGATCCGCACGACCAAGGCGGCTCACACAATTTCAGAAAAATTCGGTGTTCAGATGCCTATAGCTGACCAGCTGTATCAAGTGCTTTTTGAAGACAAAGACCCGCGTATTGCGGTGGAAGCGTTGATGGGGCGCGATCCCAAGACGGAAATGGAGTCGATGAAGCTCGCAACTTGGGAGCAGTGGCACAGCTGA
- a CDS encoding stage VI sporulation protein F, giving the protein MSKNISKDVLNVVNKKSGKNISENAVKKLASTVKPSTMQNETQLRQLIKQVSAMANVPVSEDTIQDIVSAVKKSGMSPQNMESLMKLMMKK; this is encoded by the coding sequence ATGAGCAAAAATATTTCCAAGGATGTTCTGAATGTTGTCAATAAGAAATCAGGAAAGAATATCTCGGAAAATGCCGTTAAGAAGCTTGCCAGCACCGTAAAACCTTCTACTATGCAAAATGAGACCCAGCTCCGCCAACTGATCAAGCAGGTGTCCGCGATGGCCAATGTTCCAGTCAGCGAAGATACCATACAGGATATCGTAAGCGCGGTTAAAAAGAGCGGAATGAGTCCGCAAAATATGGAATCGCTGATGAAACTAATGATGAAGAAATAA
- a CDS encoding DUF2768 family protein produces MDPMTKMWVSLIAMLVMGLSVFLITFARTKTTGVLRGTLSFVAFIIMVVGFLGGMAALM; encoded by the coding sequence ATGGATCCGATGACAAAAATGTGGGTTTCCCTGATTGCCATGCTGGTAATGGGGTTATCTGTGTTTTTAATTACATTTGCACGTACCAAAACGACCGGCGTTCTTCGGGGGACGTTATCCTTTGTGGCGTTTATTATTATGGTGGTCGGATTTCTCGGGGGAATGGCGGCGTTAATGTGA
- a CDS encoding 2Fe-2S iron-sulfur cluster-binding protein, with product MNRFRMLFDKKKPAQETIKVEATVTHEATMKLKGNTIEKMVVPEPGKTILQHAKDHEIDWQHMCKRGTCARCRCQVLEGAEFLEEPTEAEHKRLDPEEFDEGFRLGCQAVVKTSGIISARNKTYF from the coding sequence ATGAACCGTTTCCGCATGCTTTTTGACAAGAAAAAGCCGGCCCAAGAAACTATTAAAGTTGAAGCGACTGTGACACATGAAGCCACGATGAAGCTTAAGGGCAATACGATTGAGAAAATGGTAGTACCTGAACCGGGTAAGACCATTCTTCAGCACGCCAAGGATCATGAGATTGATTGGCAGCATATGTGCAAACGCGGCACTTGTGCCCGCTGTAGATGTCAGGTGCTTGAAGGTGCTGAGTTTCTGGAGGAGCCGACGGAAGCTGAGCATAAACGCCTCGATCCGGAAGAATTTGACGAAGGCTTCCGTCTGGGCTGCCAAGCGGTTGTGAAGACATCAGGGATTATTTCAGCGCGTAATAAAACCTATTTCTAA
- a CDS encoding 2Fe-2S iron-sulfur cluster-binding protein, whose translation MKHEITFRPSGKKAVVSHGTSVLAAAHRAGVHIPTRCGGKMGCLMCKINVDEEARGMLSRPAESEKRKLGSLVHQGVRLACQSKIEGPVTVDIPEDKLKAAIRKQLEAARQEDQDRLW comes from the coding sequence ATGAAACATGAAATCACGTTCAGGCCTTCCGGCAAAAAAGCTGTGGTAAGCCATGGTACATCTGTTCTGGCTGCCGCACACCGGGCTGGAGTACATATCCCCACACGCTGCGGCGGGAAGATGGGATGTCTGATGTGCAAGATAAATGTGGATGAAGAAGCTCGCGGTATGTTATCGCGTCCGGCCGAATCTGAAAAACGCAAGCTTGGATCGCTTGTGCATCAAGGCGTCAGACTGGCCTGTCAGTCCAAAATCGAAGGACCCGTAACCGTAGACATACCGGAAGATAAATTAAAGGCAGCAATCCGTAAACAATTGGAAGCGGCCCGGCAAGAAGATCAGGATCGGCTGTGGTAA